Proteins found in one Brevibacillus brevis genomic segment:
- a CDS encoding Ig-like domain-containing protein, with protein sequence MKRMMARLLVFTLLFAIVQPMLIQEKANAAELLEIGVEADKFVDAFGAYPDGLDYQGVPNTLIVGYARDSGGDYGAANAALRFDLSGVKSERKIQSAVLKIYVHKVEATGGDMPFIDLWGSFDDNWNDDFATVLPSYQERIITNEFIPTNFTGWKSFDVTSFVMSNIPDKKATFVLRGRQTAPPVPVLYQPQIIFYDKRNVSYASQLEITYALNTPPTDILLSSNSIPENNQIGAVVGTLSAVDPDQGDTASFHIQNPTVPFTVDGNQLKATETFDFETSSTYAVPITATDSAGNIFTKVMNIQVTDVDEPPTTATVTINGGAAFTNSPNVTLTMAHDDPDAAQPEYRLTNVEGGPWSEWKSFATPVMWTFTTNEGTKTIFMELRDGTGTVLKAQDSIVLDITPPAGTIEINNGNVATSSEKVELTIQGSDANGPVEVMLSNDNSFTGSWIPVPVNNKLEWNLASGDGQKTVYAKFRDGAGNMYYTSGTIVLDKTPPVVTGVANGSFYTADVTPVFDDGTATLNGAPFVSGTKVSVEGKYTLVVTDTAGNTTTVTFTLDKTAPTGTLAINNGATHTNNQDVILQIDATDVSSRVKMKLSNDNISWSALEDVATAKSWKLTNGDGQKTVYLQLIDEAGNTHDLQTTITLDTVAPVVTGVENNKLYNQSVTISFNEGKATLNGKTIADGEIVNDDGAYTLIVTDEAGNTAMLAFSIDQTKPSGSLKINGDADYTNTLTTTLQIAVTDFSNELQMRFSHDTSDPANWTAWETLTTTKAWNLLTGDGTKSVSMEVKDKAGNIASFTDEITLDMTSPTGAFEINQGQSYTNTSKVTLSVESADTHGVEMRLSNDNLTWSDWKTAPTKGDVPWELSGGDGTKTVYLELRDPAGNQVALQKQITLDSTGPVVTGVAQDGVYASDVTITFSEGTALLNGNPFTSGSVVTAEGSYELVVTDDAQNRTTIRFTLDKTPPAGTLSIDNGAEFAKTEDVTLQLTASGNTNDIEMAISNADDNSGTWERFAESKAWKLADGSINGTKTVYVKLRDKAGNVTKLSDTIVLDVLAPTGSITINNGDNSTKSRDVTLAITANDSTSDVQIRFANGDNDWSDWEAVTATKAWQLKSGDGTKTVEMQITDRAGHITTVSDTIELDADAPVVTGVEDKGIYKDDVTITFNEGTATLNGAPFASGDRVTSEGKHELLVVDASGNEIKITFTLDKTAPTGTFVINNDDRLTSSTSVRLHVTASDNLGDVEMRISNDQGKWSSWEKVTGTVPWNLPYGNGMKKVLIQLRDQAGNTVELDDSIELYVPNVPNPPTGEPVTGVELEEEQLTLRVGDTESLRATVKPTNATNKRVKWESSDSEIVEVDEDGKIKAVAPGTATITVTTVDGNKTASVEVTVKEIPTFQLETNEPSFWIKPRVTTTLRVYKVEGKKRKDITRDKNVEYDTENGLVTVKQGRITAGKEEGEDIVIVRYMGEELEIPVTVSTKTIRSLTTSFKDLVLEIDEEKQLTLTAVFNDKNTEEVTGKATWSSSDEEVIEVTKEGKVTALAEGKAVITAKYGGKKVTNRVLVVEEKKVKDLRVSRSSLGLEADNTGEIVLYAVYENRYEEIVTKDAEWTVEDPEIVTVENGVVTALESGKTTITVEYGGETITIHITVR encoded by the coding sequence ATGAAAAGAATGATGGCTCGTTTGTTGGTATTTACTTTGCTGTTTGCAATTGTCCAACCTATGCTTATTCAAGAAAAAGCCAACGCAGCGGAACTTCTAGAGATTGGAGTAGAGGCAGACAAGTTCGTGGATGCGTTTGGTGCCTATCCTGATGGCTTGGATTATCAGGGTGTTCCCAATACGCTGATCGTCGGCTATGCGCGAGACTCTGGTGGGGATTATGGGGCTGCGAATGCTGCTCTACGTTTTGACCTGAGCGGCGTGAAAAGTGAGAGGAAAATTCAGTCTGCTGTTCTGAAAATTTATGTGCATAAGGTAGAAGCAACAGGCGGAGATATGCCTTTCATTGATCTATGGGGCTCGTTTGATGACAATTGGAACGATGATTTTGCGACTGTGCTACCTTCGTATCAGGAAAGAATCATAACAAATGAGTTTATTCCTACTAATTTCACAGGGTGGAAATCGTTTGATGTAACCAGCTTTGTCATGAGTAATATTCCAGACAAAAAAGCTACCTTTGTTTTAAGAGGAAGACAAACAGCACCACCTGTTCCTGTCTTGTATCAGCCTCAAATCATTTTCTACGACAAAAGAAATGTTAGCTATGCTTCACAGCTAGAAATCACGTATGCTCTTAACACTCCACCAACCGATATCCTCTTATCGTCCAATTCGATTCCCGAAAACAATCAAATAGGAGCGGTAGTTGGTACGCTTTCGGCAGTAGATCCTGATCAAGGAGACACCGCTTCGTTCCATATTCAAAACCCTACGGTGCCATTTACTGTTGACGGAAATCAACTGAAGGCGACAGAAACGTTTGATTTTGAAACGAGCTCGACTTACGCTGTACCGATCACCGCAACAGACTCGGCTGGCAATATATTCACCAAGGTGATGAACATCCAAGTGACGGATGTAGATGAACCACCAACGACAGCAACGGTTACCATCAATGGTGGTGCTGCGTTTACGAATTCACCAAATGTGACGCTCACCATGGCCCATGATGATCCTGACGCAGCCCAGCCCGAATATCGTTTGACGAACGTGGAAGGCGGTCCTTGGAGCGAATGGAAGTCGTTTGCGACACCTGTAATGTGGACCTTTACGACAAACGAAGGGACCAAAACGATCTTCATGGAGCTGCGTGACGGAACAGGAACTGTCCTGAAAGCGCAGGATAGCATTGTGCTGGATATAACACCTCCGGCAGGGACTATCGAGATCAATAATGGGAACGTAGCCACTTCATCAGAAAAGGTGGAGCTTACCATTCAGGGAAGTGATGCGAACGGCCCTGTAGAAGTGATGTTGTCGAATGATAACAGCTTTACAGGTAGCTGGATACCTGTTCCTGTCAACAACAAGCTGGAATGGAACTTGGCTAGCGGAGATGGGCAAAAAACGGTCTACGCGAAGTTCCGTGATGGTGCAGGGAATATGTATTATACATCTGGTACCATCGTGTTGGACAAAACGCCACCTGTTGTGACAGGGGTAGCGAATGGCAGCTTCTACACGGCAGATGTCACACCTGTCTTCGACGACGGCACAGCAACATTGAATGGTGCTCCTTTTGTCAGCGGCACAAAGGTGAGTGTGGAGGGCAAGTATACGCTGGTAGTGACGGATACAGCGGGGAATACGACTACGGTAACCTTTACCCTGGATAAAACCGCGCCGACTGGAACACTTGCGATCAATAACGGAGCCACTCATACGAATAACCAAGATGTCATTTTGCAAATCGATGCCACTGACGTTTCCAGCAGGGTGAAAATGAAGCTGTCCAACGATAACATCAGCTGGAGTGCGCTAGAGGATGTGGCGACCGCCAAGTCTTGGAAGCTAACAAATGGGGATGGACAGAAAACGGTCTATCTACAGTTGATCGACGAAGCTGGCAACACTCATGATTTACAGACAACAATTACACTCGATACGGTTGCGCCTGTAGTCACAGGGGTAGAGAACAACAAGCTGTACAATCAGAGTGTGACGATCAGCTTCAACGAAGGAAAGGCGACCTTGAACGGAAAGACGATAGCTGACGGAGAAATCGTCAATGACGATGGCGCTTATACGCTGATTGTCACGGATGAAGCGGGCAATACAGCAATGCTTGCATTTTCGATTGATCAAACGAAGCCGTCGGGCAGTCTCAAGATCAATGGTGACGCCGATTATACCAATACACTTACAACCACATTACAAATTGCCGTTACCGATTTCAGCAATGAACTACAGATGCGCTTTTCCCATGATACGAGCGATCCAGCCAATTGGACTGCTTGGGAAACGCTGACCACAACAAAGGCGTGGAACTTGCTGACGGGGGACGGAACCAAGTCGGTTTCCATGGAAGTAAAGGACAAAGCAGGGAATATAGCCAGCTTTACCGATGAGATCACACTCGATATGACCAGCCCTACGGGGGCTTTTGAGATCAATCAAGGTCAATCGTATACCAACACGAGCAAGGTTACGTTGAGTGTGGAGTCGGCTGATACTCATGGTGTGGAAATGCGCTTGTCGAATGACAACCTGACGTGGAGCGATTGGAAAACAGCGCCGACAAAAGGCGACGTTCCATGGGAACTAAGCGGTGGTGATGGAACCAAAACGGTCTATCTCGAGCTGAGAGATCCGGCAGGAAACCAAGTGGCCCTTCAAAAGCAAATCACGCTGGATTCCACTGGACCAGTCGTCACAGGAGTCGCCCAGGACGGTGTCTATGCGAGCGACGTAACGATTACCTTCAGCGAGGGAACAGCATTACTGAACGGCAATCCGTTTACGAGCGGTTCGGTCGTCACTGCGGAAGGATCGTATGAGTTGGTCGTCACAGATGATGCGCAAAATCGCACGACGATTCGTTTCACGCTGGATAAAACACCACCGGCTGGAACGCTCAGCATTGATAACGGAGCCGAATTTGCGAAAACAGAAGACGTTACACTGCAACTCACTGCGTCAGGCAATACGAACGACATTGAAATGGCGATCTCTAACGCCGATGACAATTCGGGTACGTGGGAGCGTTTTGCAGAGTCAAAAGCATGGAAGCTGGCTGATGGCAGCATAAACGGTACCAAAACGGTTTATGTCAAGCTGCGGGACAAAGCGGGGAACGTCACAAAGCTAAGTGATACGATTGTACTGGATGTGTTGGCGCCTACTGGATCTATCACGATCAATAACGGAGACAATTCCACCAAGTCTCGTGATGTTACGCTCGCTATCACAGCGAACGACAGTACCAGTGATGTACAAATCCGCTTCGCAAATGGTGACAACGACTGGAGCGATTGGGAGGCAGTAACTGCGACCAAAGCATGGCAGTTGAAGTCCGGTGATGGAACCAAGACTGTCGAGATGCAGATTACAGACAGGGCAGGGCACATTACAACCGTTTCCGATACGATCGAGCTGGATGCAGATGCGCCTGTTGTTACTGGAGTCGAGGACAAAGGTATTTACAAAGATGACGTAACAATCACATTCAACGAAGGAACCGCGACGTTGAACGGTGCTCCGTTTGCAAGTGGCGACCGGGTAACAAGTGAAGGTAAGCATGAACTACTGGTTGTAGATGCTTCCGGTAACGAAATCAAGATCACGTTTACTTTGGATAAAACAGCACCAACAGGAACGTTCGTCATCAACAATGATGATCGTCTAACCAGCTCCACCAGCGTGAGACTGCATGTTACTGCTTCGGACAATTTGGGAGATGTCGAGATGCGTATCTCCAATGACCAAGGCAAGTGGAGCAGCTGGGAAAAAGTGACGGGAACGGTACCGTGGAACTTGCCGTATGGCAATGGGATGAAAAAGGTTCTGATCCAGCTTCGCGACCAGGCAGGAAACACCGTTGAACTGGATGATTCCATTGAGCTATACGTGCCAAATGTGCCGAATCCACCAACAGGAGAGCCGGTCACCGGAGTTGAGCTGGAGGAAGAGCAGTTAACATTGCGTGTTGGCGATACAGAAAGCCTTCGAGCCACAGTAAAACCAACGAATGCCACCAACAAACGGGTCAAGTGGGAAAGCAGCGACTCTGAGATCGTCGAGGTAGATGAGGATGGTAAGATCAAGGCAGTAGCTCCTGGAACTGCGACGATTACAGTGACGACCGTAGACGGGAACAAAACCGCTTCGGTGGAAGTAACCGTTAAGGAAATACCCACCTTCCAGTTGGAAACAAACGAACCGTCCTTCTGGATTAAGCCGAGAGTAACCACAACCTTACGAGTTTATAAGGTAGAAGGCAAAAAACGCAAGGACATCACGCGAGACAAAAATGTTGAGTACGACACGGAAAACGGGTTGGTTACCGTCAAGCAGGGTCGCATTACGGCAGGCAAAGAAGAGGGAGAAGACATCGTTATCGTTCGCTATATGGGCGAGGAGCTGGAGATTCCGGTGACGGTTTCTACGAAAACGATTCGTTCGTTGACGACCTCCTTCAAGGATTTGGTGCTGGAGATCGATGAAGAGAAGCAGCTAACGCTGACAGCCGTCTTCAATGACAAGAACACCGAAGAGGTGACAGGGAAAGCAACTTGGTCCTCTAGCGACGAAGAGGTCATCGAGGTAACAAAAGAGGGAAAAGTGACAGCGCTGGCTGAAGGGAAGGCTGTCATTACTGCGAAATACGGCGGTAAAAAGGTAACCAATCGTGTGCTCGTCGTAGAGGAAAAGAAAGTGAAAGATTTGCGAGTATCGCGCTCTTCGCTGGGCTTGGAGGCAGACAATACTGGAGAGATTGTCCTGTATGCGGTCTATGAAAATAGATACGAGGAGATCGTCACCAAGGATGCCGAATGGACAGTGGAAGATCCTGAGATTGTGACTGTAGAAAATGGTGTCGTGACCGCACTGGAATCTGGTAAAACAACCATTACAGTGGAATACGGCGGCGAGACCATTACGATTCACATTACAGTCAGGTAA
- a CDS encoding sensor histidine kinase, whose product MKRVRLNVVTKLFAATFVFVFLLYALILIGEKFFFERFYLNAKVSELSQAMASFPDEYAKLPPDKHKLDKLVGTLMNRTDASIAIVDEQLRQLNLDPYFLEMKVANKNQVITLPLKEMKSTDLPEGLHVGDTITIDGIYMDEKNTIMKPIRIARQSPSTNVTENGLTRVTAVISELMLPSQQRAHNPFYQDSLVADQIGPWLTQQSDEITQMKSGSFIQRKWTDPWSGVNYAIVIHRFSDQGGANYILAVTTLQPVSDAVSMLTSYSLYATPVILVILLLLSFVFSKIITQPLVTLSHSASRMANLDFTELASIHSRDEFGELSRHLNTLAGKLDQTLKDLKSANVTLREDLEHKEKMEQLRKELIANISHELKTPLGIVKGFAEGLKDDVAHEKRERYMDVILSEVDKMNELIMDMLELSKFEAKAILLRRQSFPVSEIIDRVAASFQLQLANKQVRLRLALPEEINVWADPRRIEQVIVNLLGNAVRHANPSSEIRITGVRERECIRFRIENEGAHIPDDQLTRIWEQFYRVDSSRWRKTGGTGLGLAICKHILDLHGSDYDAENTVNGVAFSFTLVENENKGGNDNEFEKE is encoded by the coding sequence ATGAAACGAGTTCGACTAAACGTTGTGACAAAATTATTTGCCGCCACTTTTGTTTTTGTCTTTTTGCTCTACGCTTTGATATTGATAGGGGAAAAATTTTTCTTTGAGCGCTTTTATCTAAATGCGAAAGTAAGCGAGCTCTCGCAAGCAATGGCATCTTTCCCAGATGAGTACGCCAAACTCCCTCCCGACAAGCACAAGCTGGATAAGCTGGTGGGTACATTGATGAATCGCACAGATGCCAGCATCGCGATCGTAGATGAGCAGCTCAGGCAATTGAATCTCGACCCCTATTTTCTGGAAATGAAAGTAGCAAATAAAAATCAAGTGATTACCTTACCGCTAAAAGAAATGAAAAGCACCGATCTTCCTGAAGGACTCCATGTTGGAGACACGATTACCATCGACGGAATCTATATGGATGAGAAGAATACGATCATGAAGCCGATACGGATTGCGAGGCAAAGTCCATCCACAAATGTGACCGAAAATGGACTAACCCGGGTTACGGCAGTTATTTCTGAACTCATGCTGCCTAGTCAGCAGCGGGCACATAACCCTTTTTATCAGGATTCTCTCGTAGCTGATCAAATCGGACCATGGCTGACGCAGCAATCCGACGAGATTACACAGATGAAAAGCGGATCATTCATCCAGCGGAAGTGGACTGATCCGTGGAGTGGTGTAAACTATGCCATCGTGATTCATCGATTCTCCGATCAGGGCGGGGCGAATTATATACTGGCGGTGACGACGTTGCAACCAGTGAGCGATGCGGTAAGTATGCTGACCAGCTATTCCCTATACGCGACGCCAGTCATCCTCGTCATCTTACTGCTGCTGTCCTTTGTCTTTTCGAAGATCATCACGCAACCATTAGTTACGTTGAGTCATTCCGCTTCACGTATGGCTAATCTGGACTTCACAGAACTTGCTTCGATTCATTCGCGGGATGAATTCGGTGAGCTCTCTCGCCATCTGAATACGTTAGCGGGTAAGCTGGATCAGACATTAAAAGATCTGAAAAGTGCCAATGTCACTCTTCGCGAGGATTTAGAGCATAAGGAAAAAATGGAGCAGCTTCGCAAAGAATTGATTGCAAACATCTCTCATGAACTCAAGACCCCGCTTGGCATTGTGAAGGGCTTTGCGGAAGGATTAAAAGATGATGTCGCACATGAAAAGCGGGAGCGATACATGGACGTCATTTTAAGCGAAGTCGACAAGATGAACGAGCTCATTATGGATATGCTGGAGTTGTCCAAATTCGAAGCCAAAGCCATTTTGCTTCGTAGACAATCTTTTCCCGTATCGGAAATAATAGATCGCGTAGCCGCTTCCTTTCAACTACAGCTGGCAAACAAGCAGGTACGACTACGGCTCGCCTTACCTGAAGAGATCAACGTATGGGCAGATCCAAGACGTATCGAGCAAGTGATTGTGAATTTGCTCGGCAATGCGGTCCGGCACGCCAATCCATCAAGTGAGATTCGAATTACCGGGGTTCGCGAGCGGGAGTGCATCCGGTTTCGAATCGAAAATGAAGGAGCGCACATCCCAGACGACCAACTAACGCGGATATGGGAGCAATTTTATCGAGTAGATAGCTCTCGCTGGCGGAAAACTGGCGGCACGGGTCTCGGATTAGCGATCTGTAAACACATCCTCGATCTGCATGGTAGTGATTATGATGCGGAAAATACCGTGAATGGAGTCGCTTTTTCCTTCACGTTGGTTGAAAATGAAAACAAAGGTGGAAATGACAATGAATTTGAAAAAGAATAA
- a CDS encoding response regulator transcription factor, translating to MKRKVLLVEDDELIREFVSDYFKKEAWEVYEAQHGKMAMELFALHSVDLVVLDIMMPEMDGWSVCRKIRQQSDIPIMIITARVDDDDQLMGFELGADEYVTKPFSPKVLVARAKALMKRAEGSIGRGDDIAQFGALTVNKRAHTVTIAGVPVSLTPKEYELLLFFIKHEGTVLSRDSILNGVWGMDYFGDHRTVDTHVKKLRAKLDTEQHLIQTMIRFGYKFEAKR from the coding sequence ATGAAACGGAAAGTGTTACTCGTAGAGGACGACGAGCTCATACGTGAATTTGTATCGGATTATTTTAAAAAAGAAGCTTGGGAAGTGTACGAAGCGCAGCACGGTAAAATGGCGATGGAGCTTTTCGCTCTGCACTCTGTCGATTTAGTTGTGTTAGATATCATGATGCCCGAGATGGATGGCTGGTCGGTGTGCAGAAAAATCCGCCAACAATCCGACATTCCCATCATGATCATTACAGCAAGAGTAGACGACGATGACCAGTTGATGGGTTTTGAGCTTGGCGCAGACGAATATGTCACCAAACCGTTTAGCCCAAAAGTATTAGTGGCCCGTGCCAAAGCTCTGATGAAAAGAGCAGAGGGGAGCATCGGGAGGGGAGATGATATCGCTCAGTTTGGAGCATTGACGGTAAACAAACGAGCTCACACTGTCACGATTGCCGGCGTCCCGGTTTCATTGACACCAAAAGAGTATGAGCTGCTTCTGTTCTTCATCAAGCATGAAGGGACGGTCTTGTCCCGAGATAGCATATTGAATGGGGTTTGGGGGATGGACTACTTTGGCGACCATCGCACCGTTGATACCCATGTGAAAAAACTGCGGGCCAAGTTGGATACAGAGCAGCATCTGATTCAGACGATGATCCGTTTTGGATATAAGTTTGAGGCAAAGCGATGA
- a CDS encoding LuxR C-terminal-related transcriptional regulator, with the protein MDLLTYSPLIATKLHVPKYGSDLLLRRQILKEIDEAGAARLILVCAPAGFGKTTAVSQWTQNSGKPTGWISLDESDNDPVRFWRYFARAIDMAQEGSGKESSSVLHPQYTASAEQLMSVLLEEIAGFDRDFYLVLDDYHLIKEPSIHEGLQTLIQHASLYMHVVLITREEPPFALHRLRVRKQLKQLGSDTLRFNEEECRRLFREQLGLSLSEQAIGLLSKRTEGWVAGLQLAALSMQGKPEASKVIHQFSGNDKYVGDYLTEEVLKRLPEKVQMFLLKTSILPRLTGDLCAAVTGEPDAHDILRMLERTNSFVIALDGVNEWYRYHHLFAELLLSHVRKTYNELLPALHISASCWFESHGWIMEATEHAFLGKDWNRASRLIVTHAPWMLKQYENITLRRWMKYFDASWLESNPELCIAFAWLHAVSNEIDQAEILLQLADEATRMNHGSYDDCRVEMCVLRGYIEVMRGNVDLSLKYMEESVHMKPKFSRYFIVGIELNSDEPYVLRSRVALSGYLSNVNEYYPKLRAIWKHSGLGILAYGSIVLGELYYEQNDFEQLKYFVPRAIQLGTISLNFGVLVPVYLTLARWRKAEHRSQEMWLAMEEITSLCRQHDAPPHWMAFVETFRVRLWIEENRREEIEKWAEPYTKMNVDIIASRHEFERMTLARVYIYLKNDSAAIMLLTSLKHEAEIKDRLGSRIEAFLLLSQAYMIQKQQHEAIECMRMAVTLAAPEGYVRTFLDEGPGVAKMLYSLYKSKNVSKQEMVYLSMLLKSVEKEFPTLDIQIRVSPSLEKLTERESEVLALIGEGLSNSEIADKLHLTLGTVKGHVHQIFSKLQVKNRAQAIVRLRESELDH; encoded by the coding sequence ATGGATTTATTAACGTACAGTCCACTTATTGCAACCAAACTTCATGTTCCGAAGTATGGTTCGGACTTGTTACTTCGGCGTCAGATATTGAAAGAAATCGATGAAGCGGGCGCCGCAAGATTGATTCTCGTGTGCGCACCAGCCGGCTTCGGTAAAACGACAGCAGTCAGTCAATGGACGCAAAATTCCGGCAAACCGACCGGTTGGATCTCCCTGGATGAATCAGATAATGATCCCGTGCGCTTTTGGCGATATTTTGCCAGAGCAATTGATATGGCACAGGAAGGCTCGGGCAAAGAATCTTCCTCGGTGCTTCACCCACAGTACACGGCTTCTGCTGAGCAGTTGATGTCTGTGCTGCTCGAGGAAATTGCGGGGTTTGATCGTGACTTTTATCTGGTATTGGACGATTACCACCTCATAAAGGAGCCTTCCATCCATGAAGGATTGCAGACACTGATCCAGCATGCTTCCTTGTATATGCATGTCGTCCTGATTACGCGGGAGGAACCTCCTTTTGCCCTACACCGTCTACGTGTCCGGAAACAGTTGAAGCAACTGGGCTCAGACACTCTTCGGTTCAATGAGGAGGAGTGCCGGCGCTTATTCCGCGAGCAACTGGGTCTGAGTTTGTCAGAACAAGCCATTGGCTTGCTGAGCAAACGAACGGAGGGATGGGTGGCCGGTTTGCAGTTAGCAGCCTTGTCTATGCAAGGAAAACCAGAAGCATCAAAGGTCATTCATCAATTTTCCGGTAATGACAAGTATGTCGGGGACTATTTGACGGAAGAAGTATTGAAAAGACTTCCAGAAAAGGTGCAGATGTTTTTGTTGAAAACGTCCATACTGCCGCGTCTGACAGGAGATCTATGTGCAGCCGTTACCGGAGAGCCGGACGCTCACGACATCCTTCGTATGCTGGAGAGGACGAATTCATTTGTTATCGCACTTGATGGCGTAAATGAGTGGTATCGTTATCACCATTTGTTCGCAGAACTTCTGCTTTCCCACGTAAGGAAAACATATAACGAACTGCTTCCTGCCCTACATATCTCTGCAAGCTGTTGGTTTGAAAGTCACGGGTGGATCATGGAGGCGACTGAGCATGCGTTTCTCGGAAAAGATTGGAACCGGGCGAGCCGTTTAATCGTCACACATGCGCCGTGGATGTTGAAACAGTACGAAAATATTACACTGCGCAGATGGATGAAATACTTTGATGCGTCCTGGTTGGAAAGCAACCCCGAGCTGTGCATTGCTTTTGCCTGGCTGCATGCTGTGTCCAATGAAATTGATCAGGCGGAAATCCTCCTTCAATTGGCTGACGAAGCAACACGGATGAATCATGGGAGCTATGACGACTGCCGAGTAGAAATGTGTGTGCTTCGGGGTTATATCGAAGTGATGCGGGGAAATGTAGACCTTTCCCTCAAATATATGGAAGAATCGGTTCACATGAAGCCCAAATTCAGCCGCTACTTCATCGTCGGCATTGAACTGAATTCGGATGAGCCATACGTCCTGCGCAGTCGTGTGGCCTTGAGCGGGTATTTGTCCAACGTGAATGAATACTATCCAAAACTAAGGGCGATCTGGAAGCACAGTGGTCTTGGTATATTGGCCTATGGTTCTATTGTTTTGGGTGAGCTTTATTATGAGCAAAATGATTTTGAGCAGCTGAAATATTTCGTACCGCGTGCGATACAATTAGGCACAATCTCTTTGAACTTTGGTGTATTGGTACCGGTTTATCTGACTTTGGCTCGATGGAGAAAAGCAGAGCATCGTAGCCAGGAGATGTGGCTAGCCATGGAGGAAATCACTTCGCTATGCCGCCAGCATGATGCGCCTCCTCATTGGATGGCTTTTGTAGAAACGTTCCGCGTCCGATTATGGATCGAAGAAAATCGACGGGAAGAAATAGAAAAATGGGCCGAGCCCTATACCAAAATGAATGTAGATATTATCGCTTCCCGGCATGAATTTGAGAGAATGACGTTGGCCCGGGTATACATCTATTTAAAAAACGACAGTGCAGCCATCATGCTGCTAACCAGCTTAAAGCACGAGGCGGAAATAAAGGATCGGCTCGGGAGTCGGATTGAAGCCTTTCTTCTGCTCAGTCAAGCTTACATGATCCAAAAACAGCAGCATGAAGCGATAGAGTGTATGCGCATGGCGGTGACGTTAGCCGCGCCAGAAGGCTATGTCCGCACTTTTTTGGATGAAGGTCCCGGTGTTGCCAAAATGCTTTACTCGCTCTATAAAAGCAAAAACGTATCCAAGCAAGAGATGGTTTATCTTTCGATGCTGCTCAAAAGCGTGGAGAAGGAATTTCCTACGCTTGATATTCAAATCCGGGTATCCCCTTCCTTGGAAAAATTGACGGAAAGAGAATCGGAAGTACTGGCACTGATTGGTGAAGGGTTGTCCAACTCGGAGATTGCGGACAAGCTGCATCTCACACTAGGGACGGTAAAAGGGCATGTGCATCAGATTTTTAGCAAGCTCCAGGTAAAAAATCGTGCACAAGCAATCGTCAGATTAAGAGAAAGTGAGCTCGACCATTAG
- a CDS encoding RDD family protein, producing the protein MEQQPPSSSVPTEFSPLAQQEPQKNMGDLSKSYDRATIFFTRWGAHVLDYILLACFLTGFLSLGVSITKDANSLYFFILAAIILCSYYVLLEGLTGYTIGKFTFRIIAVNEEGRPPGLWKSFIRSLIRLFEANVFLLGGLPAGICVLASDKRQRLGDLAANTYVVKVKDLNNVSKKQTTVLAVVFSIVAVLSIIGMIFGIISLASRTPSEEIFFSKDKKFQITAPSDWSKDSSLHDEADIEISNRFSEKYVLVLSESKQDLDSSFTLQDYAQAIEANLQEAVENVSIDKQIRTVVDNQVATQFNAKGEVDGIKVAYIVTLVETPTHFHQIMAWTEEKRFESLKQELQKVSASFREVK; encoded by the coding sequence TTGGAGCAACAACCACCATCATCATCGGTACCGACAGAGTTTTCTCCTCTCGCCCAGCAAGAGCCACAAAAAAACATGGGAGATTTATCGAAATCGTATGACAGGGCGACGATTTTTTTCACGAGATGGGGAGCCCATGTTCTTGATTATATTCTTCTCGCTTGTTTTCTAACCGGCTTTCTCTCGCTTGGGGTTTCCATCACCAAAGACGCCAACAGTCTCTATTTCTTCATCCTAGCCGCCATTATCCTATGTTCTTATTATGTACTGTTAGAAGGACTTACCGGATATACGATCGGAAAATTTACATTCCGCATCATTGCTGTCAATGAGGAAGGACGGCCACCGGGGTTATGGAAATCATTTATCCGTTCCCTCATTCGCCTATTCGAAGCAAATGTATTTCTTCTAGGCGGGTTGCCGGCCGGTATCTGTGTGTTGGCTTCCGACAAAAGACAACGGTTAGGCGATCTGGCAGCGAATACATACGTCGTGAAAGTGAAGGATCTGAACAACGTCAGCAAAAAGCAAACAACCGTACTCGCTGTTGTCTTTTCCATCGTAGCCGTTTTATCCATCATTGGCATGATTTTTGGGATAATCAGTCTCGCATCAAGAACGCCTTCCGAAGAAATTTTCTTTAGCAAGGATAAAAAGTTTCAAATAACAGCCCCTTCGGATTGGAGCAAGGATTCATCCCTTCACGATGAAGCAGATATAGAAATCTCAAATCGTTTTAGCGAAAAGTATGTATTGGTCCTGTCAGAATCGAAACAGGATTTAGATAGTTCATTCACACTTCAAGATTATGCCCAAGCCATTGAAGCGAACCTTCAAGAGGCAGTAGAAAATGTATCCATTGATAAACAGATTCGTACGGTCGTCGACAATCAGGTGGCCACCCAATTCAATGCCAAAGGCGAAGTAGACGGCATTAAGGTCGCTTATATTGTGACATTGGTCGAAACGCCTACGCATTTTCATCAAATCATGGCTTGGACAGAAGAAAAAAGGTTCGAGTCCCTCAAGCAAGAACTGCAAAAGGTCAGTGCAAGTTTTCGCGAGGTAAAATAG